Within the Dolichospermum compactum NIES-806 genome, the region TTCTCTTTCTAAAACTTTGTAAACAGCATCAACCAAGTCATTATTAATGGTGCAACAAATACAACCATTGCTTAATTCCACCATGTTTTCGTCAGTGGAAATAACCAATTCATTATCAATGCCAATCTCGCCAAATTCATTCACTAAAACTCCAGTTTTCACACCTTGCTGATTTGTGAGAATATGGTTGAGTAAAGTCGTCTTACCACTACCAAGAAAACCTGTAATAATGGTAACTGGTAACCCTTGTTTGGCAACTTCCATTGCGTGAGATTCGGAATTAACTGTTGTTGGCATAGTCATGAAGGAGAACTTTGGTGTATTCTAAATTTTATCTTGGTTTTGTCCACTCGGCATTAGAGTAGCACTAAATTAAGATGAAGCTGCGTAGAATAATATTTCCAAAATAATTGACCGCAGATAAACGCAGATAAACGCAGATAAAGCCGGATGAATTAATGGATTTTATGATTCTGTGTAGCCTCATATAAAATTGGTGTAACATATTTACATTCCAGCTTGAAAAATCTGGTTAGCAGTGAGGGTAATTTCTGGGAAGGTTGGTGATACTATAGTTTCATTTTCTCTAAATTGACTAACTCGATATTCCCCATTGATTAAATCATAGATAGAAATAGTTGGTTGTTTGGGATTTCCTATATAGGGAGTTCCACCTAAACCTAAATAATCAACTATCCAATATTCAGGAATACCAATTTCTTCATAGTCTTTCACTTTTGCCAAGTAATCAACACGCCAATTTGTACTCACAACTTCAATTACTAATGGTATTGATGCAGCTTGAGTGACTGTAGCTGATTTTTTCCATAATGGCTCATTAATTAAATTAGATGGATTGAGTAGTAAAACATCAGGTGCGTAAGCAGATTCATTTTCAGGAGGTTTCACTAAGACGGTTTTTGATATACTATAGGGCAAACCTAACCGTTTATATTCTGAAAAGATTATGTCATTCAAAAACAGGATAATCCACTCATGATCACCTAAAGGTTGATTCATTTTAATAACCACTCCATTATGTAATTCATAATACTTTTCTTCTGGTTTCCATTGCACAAAATCTTCAAAAGTTACTGGTTTAGTTTTTGGTAATGCTTGAATCATAGTTTACCTCCAAGTGTTCACAAAATTACGAAGTTTTACTAATAAGAATTATAGCCAATCATTAGCTAATAAAATTTTCATTTACGCCATTGTCATCAACTTGGGTTATTATTGTTTATCGTCCGATTTCCGCATTACTCTATTATGACCCTATCTATTTACAATACTCTTACCCGTCGTCAAGAACAATTTACCACCGTCGAACCTGGAAAGGTTAAAATGTATTACTGCGGTGTGACGGTTTATGATTACTGCCATTTGGGTCATGCTAGAGCTTGTATTGTTTGGGATGTAGTGCGTCGTTACCTTGAGTTTATTGGTTATGATGTGCGTTATATCCAAAATTTTACTGATATTGATGATAAAATTCTCAAACGCGCACGAAAAGAAGATTCTTCGATGGAAGTTGTTGCAGAACGCTATATCCAAGCTTATTTTGAGGATATGTCACGGTTGGGGATTAAAGAGGCTGATGAATATCCCCGCGCGACACATACAATGAATGGGATTCAAAGATTAATTCACGATTTAGAACACAAAGGTTTTGCGTATCCGTCTAATGGTGATGTGTATTATGCTGTCCAAAGTTTTGCTGAGTATGGCAAACTTTCGGGACGCAAATTGGAGGATATGCAAGCTGGTGCAAGTGAACGGGTAAATGTCGAAGATGCAGAATATCAAAAGAAGCGATACCCCTTTGATTTTGCTCTGTGGAAGGCTGCAAAACCCGGTGAACCTGCGTGGGAGTCTCCCTGGGGAAAAGGTCGTCCAGGATGGCACATTGAATGCTCTGCGATGGTGCGCGATCGCCTGGGTGATACTATAGATATTCATGCTGGTGGTGCTGACTTAATTTTCCCTCACCATGAAAACGAAATTGCTCAATCGGAAGCTGTAACTGGCAAACCTTTAGCTAATTATTGGTTACACAATGGCATGGTGAAGGTAGATGGGGAAAAAATGTCTAAATCCTTGGGTAATTTTATCACCATTCGTCAATTATTAGATCGGGGTGTAGACCCAATGGCGGTCAGATTATTTGTGATGATGGCACAATATCGCAAACCTATAGATTTTACCGATGATGCTATATTAGCAGCAACTAACGGCTGGCATACTATCAAAGAAGGATTACTCTTTGGTTATCAACATGGTAAAAAATTAGAGTGGGATGAATCTAACCTCATCCAAAATCCAAAATCTAAAATCCAAAATTCGGAGATTGAGAAATTCAAAGAAGCTGTTGATGATGATTTTAATTTCCCTGGTGGATTAGCAGTAATTTTTGAATTAGCCAAAGAATTAATTCGGGAAGGCAATATTATTGTTCATCAAGGCAAAACAGGAACTTCAGCAAATGAATTACTGGAAAAATGGCAAACCTTAATTACATTAGCAGATGTTTTGGGTTTAACCGCTAAACCAGAAACAGAAACACCTGCACAGGATAGTTTAAGTGATATGGAAATTGAGGAACTAATTCAACAAAGACAAGCAGCAAGAAAAGCCAAAAACTTCGGCGAATCTGATAGGATTCGTGATCAACTATTAACAAAAGGCATTAGCTTAATAGATAGTAAAGAAGGCACACGCTGGCACAAAGGTTAAGTCAAGAATTAAAAACTAAAAATAAGTAATACCAACTTTATGTGAGGTGACACAGAATCATGGAATCCATTAATTCATCTGCTATCTGCGTTCATCTGCGGTAAAATATTCTGGAGATATTATCTTATCCCAGCCTCATCTTAATTTGGTATCACTACTTTCCTGGAACTGATAAAGCTTTACGCCTACCAAGTGTTGTTGTAAAATTTATTTACAAAATAAAAACACCCACATTAGAGAGGAATTCACTGTGGAACAAAAAATTAACTGTGCTGAAGCCTGTGTTAACGGGTGTGTTTTAGGTGATCAATGTCCC harbors:
- a CDS encoding Uma2 family endonuclease, which encodes MIQALPKTKPVTFEDFVQWKPEEKYYELHNGVVIKMNQPLGDHEWIILFLNDIIFSEYKRLGLPYSISKTVLVKPPENESAYAPDVLLLNPSNLINEPLWKKSATVTQAASIPLVIEVVSTNWRVDYLAKVKDYEEIGIPEYWIVDYLGLGGTPYIGNPKQPTISIYDLINGEYRVSQFRENETIVSPTFPEITLTANQIFQAGM
- the cysS gene encoding cysteine--tRNA ligase, which produces MTLSIYNTLTRRQEQFTTVEPGKVKMYYCGVTVYDYCHLGHARACIVWDVVRRYLEFIGYDVRYIQNFTDIDDKILKRARKEDSSMEVVAERYIQAYFEDMSRLGIKEADEYPRATHTMNGIQRLIHDLEHKGFAYPSNGDVYYAVQSFAEYGKLSGRKLEDMQAGASERVNVEDAEYQKKRYPFDFALWKAAKPGEPAWESPWGKGRPGWHIECSAMVRDRLGDTIDIHAGGADLIFPHHENEIAQSEAVTGKPLANYWLHNGMVKVDGEKMSKSLGNFITIRQLLDRGVDPMAVRLFVMMAQYRKPIDFTDDAILAATNGWHTIKEGLLFGYQHGKKLEWDESNLIQNPKSKIQNSEIEKFKEAVDDDFNFPGGLAVIFELAKELIREGNIIVHQGKTGTSANELLEKWQTLITLADVLGLTAKPETETPAQDSLSDMEIEELIQQRQAARKAKNFGESDRIRDQLLTKGISLIDSKEGTRWHKG